One window of the Natranaerobius trueperi genome contains the following:
- the hisC gene encoding histidinol-phosphate transaminase, with the protein MESLARRSILNLNKYVQGTTFEQVKKQYNLDNITKLSSNENPHGPSERAFKAIEEHSKNVSVYPDGSYQDLKERLSKLNNLDVNNIVLGNGSDELIKLLLAAFLNPGEKVITADITFSVYKHACTMMDGEIVKVPLKNFTHDLNGILDAITPNTKMIFICNPNNPTGTIVTHEQVQSFLDKLPSEVIVVFDEAYCEYVSSPNFPNTLEFIRQGYPVVSLRTFSKLYGLAGLRVGYGFAPKEVVDIIEKVRVPFNVNLIGYKAALASLDDTFHTKFSIKENNNGKVYLKNELEKLGLEVEPTEANFLLINVKGDDLKVTEELIKRGVIVRSGSHLGIKGYIRVTIGRREDNERLVEALSKINFQF; encoded by the coding sequence ATGGAAAGTTTAGCCAGAAGATCAATATTAAATTTAAATAAGTATGTGCAAGGCACTACTTTTGAACAAGTAAAAAAACAATATAATTTAGATAACATCACAAAACTATCAAGTAATGAAAACCCTCACGGACCGTCAGAGAGAGCTTTCAAAGCTATTGAAGAACATTCTAAAAATGTAAGTGTATATCCTGACGGTTCTTATCAAGATTTAAAAGAAAGGCTGTCAAAGCTAAATAATTTAGATGTTAATAATATAGTTTTAGGTAATGGTTCTGATGAATTAATAAAACTTTTATTAGCAGCCTTTTTAAATCCAGGTGAAAAAGTTATTACTGCTGATATAACTTTTTCAGTGTATAAACATGCTTGTACAATGATGGATGGTGAAATAGTCAAAGTACCTTTGAAAAACTTTACACATGATTTAAATGGAATACTAGATGCGATTACACCTAACACCAAAATGATTTTTATTTGTAATCCTAATAATCCTACTGGAACAATTGTAACACACGAACAAGTACAAAGCTTTTTAGATAAATTACCTTCTGAAGTGATAGTAGTATTTGATGAAGCATATTGTGAATATGTTAGCTCACCAAACTTTCCTAATACTTTAGAATTTATAAGACAAGGATACCCTGTAGTTTCTTTAAGAACTTTTTCTAAATTATATGGTTTAGCAGGACTTCGGGTTGGTTATGGTTTTGCACCAAAAGAAGTTGTAGATATAATAGAAAAAGTTAGAGTACCTTTTAATGTTAATTTAATAGGCTATAAGGCTGCTTTAGCTTCTTTAGATGATACTTTTCATACTAAGTTTAGTATCAAAGAAAATAATAATGGAAAAGTATACCTAAAAAATGAACTAGAAAAACTCGGCTTAGAGGTTGAACCAACTGAAGCTAATTTTCTTTTAATTAATGTAAAAGGTGATGATCTTAAAGTAACGGAAGAACTAATAAAACGTGGTGTTATAGTCCGAAGTGGTAGTCACTTAGGGATTAAAGGATATATCAGAGTAACTATTGGTAGAAGAGAAGATAACGAAAGGTTAGTAGAAGCGTTATCAAAAATTAATTTCCAATTTTGA
- a CDS encoding histidinol-phosphatase, translated as MIDLHTHTTRCGHAEGKLEQYILAAIDCNLKEYGISDHFPMDYLGFREEDMSSMYFNELSQYIKEVENLKEKSRDKIFIKLGLEIDYVQGLEIKTSELIKEKDLDYVIGSIHFLFGKDVSHPKNKDYFKTRPLIDIYHDYFKKVENMVNSDNFDIIGHIDVIKKHGHVPSESLQEFYIELSKLLSRKNQVVEINTGGLRAPVEEMYPSFNFLQELVSHNVPLTLGSDAHKPSEVAYGFPKVYSILKQLGVSKLVTFNQRVPYEIFF; from the coding sequence GTGATTGATCTTCATACTCATACTACACGGTGTGGACATGCTGAAGGAAAATTAGAACAATATATTTTAGCTGCAATTGATTGTAATCTAAAAGAATATGGTATTAGTGATCATTTTCCAATGGACTATTTAGGTTTTAGAGAAGAAGATATGTCTTCAATGTATTTTAATGAATTAAGCCAATATATTAAAGAAGTTGAAAATTTAAAAGAAAAATCTAGAGATAAGATTTTTATTAAATTAGGTTTAGAAATCGACTATGTTCAAGGTCTTGAGATAAAAACCAGTGAATTAATAAAAGAAAAGGACTTAGACTATGTTATAGGTTCAATTCACTTTCTTTTCGGTAAAGATGTTTCACATCCTAAGAATAAAGATTATTTTAAAACACGTCCTCTTATAGATATCTACCACGACTATTTTAAAAAGGTAGAAAACATGGTTAACTCTGATAACTTCGATATAATTGGTCATATTGATGTTATTAAAAAACATGGTCATGTTCCGAGTGAATCACTTCAAGAATTTTATATAGAACTTTCAAAGCTATTATCTAGAAAAAATCAAGTAGTTGAAATAAATACGGGTGGACTACGTGCACCAGTTGAAGAGATGTATCCGAGTTTTAATTTTTTACAAGAATTAGTTAGCCATAATGTGCCTTTAACTTTAGGTTCTGATGCACATAAGCCTAGTGAAGTAGCTTACGGTTTTCCTAAAGTTTATAGTATATTAAAGCAACTTGGAGTATCAAAATTAGTTACTTTTAACCAAAGAGTCCCTTATGAAATTTTTTTTTAA
- the hisIE gene encoding bifunctional phosphoribosyl-AMP cyclohydrolase/phosphoribosyl-ATP diphosphatase HisIE, with translation MINEKLLEEISFSEDGLLPCIVQDNNTNEVLMMAYMNKEALKKTYETGYTWFWSRKRQKLWQKGESSGNEQKVVSLQLDCDKDTLLAKVLQTGPACHTGEPTCFYNTLKESDLDKSYISIIPKLSKIVEERLTSKQSGSYTVKLVEKGENQVLKKLGEEATELVMACKESDKQEIKYEAADLMFHMILSLKYFEVDINEVLQELTNRNQSR, from the coding sequence ATGATAAATGAAAAATTATTAGAAGAGATATCATTTTCAGAAGATGGTCTGTTACCTTGTATAGTACAAGATAACAATACTAATGAAGTTTTGATGATGGCATATATGAATAAAGAAGCCTTAAAAAAAACATACGAAACTGGCTATACATGGTTTTGGAGTAGAAAGAGACAAAAATTATGGCAAAAAGGTGAAAGCTCTGGTAATGAACAAAAGGTAGTTTCATTACAACTTGATTGTGATAAAGATACATTGTTAGCAAAGGTATTACAAACTGGCCCAGCTTGTCACACAGGAGAACCAACCTGTTTTTATAATACATTAAAAGAAAGTGACTTAGATAAATCTTATATTTCGATTATACCCAAGCTTTCTAAAATAGTTGAAGAGCGTTTAACTAGTAAACAAAGCGGTTCTTATACAGTAAAACTTGTAGAAAAGGGAGAAAATCAAGTATTAAAAAAATTGGGTGAAGAAGCAACTGAATTAGTAATGGCTTGTAAGGAAAGTGACAAACAAGAAATCAAGTATGAAGCTGCTGATTTAATGTTTCATATGATTCTTTCTTTAAAGTATTTTGAAGTAGATATAAATGAAGTTTTACAGGAACTTACTAACAGAAATCAATCACGATAA
- the hisF gene encoding imidazole glycerol phosphate synthase subunit HisF, whose product MVAKRIIPCLDVKNDEVVKGFKFNELRFAGDPVELAKKYDESGADELVFLDITASLENRDTILQVVEKTAQNVLIPFTVGGGIRSLKDMRTILNAGADKVSINSAAVKNPDLINKGSNLFGSQCIVVAIDTKKTEKGYRVFINGGNKNTEIDLFDWVKEVKERGAGEILLTSIDHDGSKDGFDDEITRKVFEETNLPIIASGGAGAIEDFYNVLSNGKASGALAASIFHYEEVNIKEVKEYLDVKGIEVRL is encoded by the coding sequence ATGGTAGCTAAAAGAATTATACCGTGCCTTGATGTAAAAAACGATGAAGTTGTTAAAGGATTTAAATTTAATGAACTTAGATTTGCTGGTGATCCAGTGGAATTAGCAAAAAAATATGATGAGTCTGGTGCAGATGAGTTAGTTTTTTTAGATATTACAGCTTCTTTAGAAAATAGAGATACCATATTGCAGGTAGTAGAAAAAACTGCACAAAATGTATTGATTCCTTTTACTGTAGGTGGAGGTATTAGATCTTTAAAAGATATGAGAACTATATTAAATGCTGGAGCAGATAAGGTATCTATAAATAGTGCAGCAGTAAAAAATCCGGATTTAATTAATAAGGGAAGTAACTTGTTTGGCAGTCAGTGTATAGTTGTTGCTATAGATACAAAAAAGACAGAAAAAGGTTATAGAGTGTTTATAAATGGTGGTAATAAAAATACTGAAATAGACTTATTTGACTGGGTTAAAGAAGTCAAGGAACGTGGAGCAGGTGAAATTTTACTGACAAGTATTGATCATGATGGTAGTAAAGATGGGTTTGATGATGAAATAACTAGAAAAGTTTTTGAAGAAACTAACTTACCTATAATTGCATCTGGTGGAGCTGGAGCTATTGAAGACTTTTATAATGTACTATCAAATGGAAAAGCTAGTGGAGCTTTAGCAGCTTCTATCTTCCACTATGAAGAAGTTAATATTAAGGAAGTTAAGGAATATTTAGATGTTAAAGGAATTGAGGTGAGGTTATGA
- the hisA gene encoding 1-(5-phosphoribosyl)-5-[(5-phosphoribosylamino)methylideneamino]imidazole-4-carboxamide isomerase, translating to MIPGVCSFKEGLRLLESKSFREPIENKVKEGMCLFGICLGMQLLFESGTEGGKTPTPGLSLIEGNIEKFSQDITIPHVGWSQVKLKNNHEITRNLEDDYFYFVHSYKGNNVKADNIIGETMYGELFPSFVAHENIMGTQFHPEKQQKRVEYPKGIWEADRMQLELIPAIDLIDGKCVRLTEGELNQKKTYSNKPYEIAKYFEEQGASRLHLVDLDGAFKGQMTNIKTIERIVQAIDTPVQVGGGIRNFEKITSLLDLGVDRIILGTKAYKDPEFLQTVLEKYQNQVVVGVDVKADKVATEGWVQVSETSTYDYIRTLVDKGVKRIILTDVSRDGKLEGLNLQLLKELLSFNINIIMSGGVGSLDDLIDLMDLQSENLEGVILGKALYENRFELKTALQEVK from the coding sequence ATTATACCAGGGGTTTGTTCCTTCAAAGAAGGTTTACGTTTGTTAGAATCAAAAAGTTTCCGGGAACCTATAGAAAATAAGGTTAAAGAAGGTATGTGTTTATTTGGTATTTGTTTAGGGATGCAGCTTTTATTTGAAAGTGGAACAGAAGGTGGTAAAACTCCTACCCCTGGTTTGTCACTTATCGAGGGAAATATCGAAAAATTTTCTCAAGATATAACCATACCTCATGTAGGATGGAGTCAGGTTAAGTTAAAAAACAACCATGAAATAACTAGAAATTTAGAAGATGATTATTTTTACTTTGTTCATTCTTATAAAGGTAATAATGTTAAGGCAGATAATATTATTGGAGAAACAATGTATGGGGAGTTATTTCCTAGTTTTGTAGCACATGAAAATATAATGGGGACACAATTTCATCCAGAAAAGCAGCAAAAGCGGGTTGAATATCCTAAAGGAATTTGGGAGGCTGATAGAATGCAGTTAGAACTGATACCAGCAATAGATTTGATAGATGGAAAGTGTGTACGGTTAACTGAAGGAGAACTAAATCAAAAGAAAACTTATAGTAACAAACCTTATGAAATAGCGAAATATTTTGAAGAACAAGGTGCTAGTAGACTACATTTAGTAGATCTTGATGGAGCTTTTAAGGGACAAATGACAAATATTAAAACAATTGAAAGAATTGTTCAGGCTATAGATACTCCAGTACAAGTGGGTGGAGGTATTAGAAACTTTGAGAAAATAACGTCTTTGTTAGATCTAGGTGTGGACCGAATTATATTAGGTACAAAGGCATATAAAGATCCGGAATTTTTACAAACAGTACTTGAAAAATATCAAAATCAAGTTGTAGTTGGAGTAGATGTTAAAGCTGATAAAGTAGCAACTGAAGGATGGGTTCAAGTATCAGAAACTAGCACTTATGATTATATAAGGACTTTAGTTGATAAGGGTGTGAAAAGAATTATTTTGACTGACGTTTCAAGAGATGGAAAACTAGAAGGTCTAAATTTACAACTATTAAAAGAACTTTTGTCATTTAATATTAATATTATTATGTCAGGTGGAGTTGGTAGTTTAGATGATCTTATTGATTTGATGGATTTACAAAGTGAAAATCTAGAAGGTGTTATCCTCGGTAAAGCCTTGTATGAAAACAGATTTGAATTAAAAACTGCCTTACAAGAGGTGAAATGA
- the hisB gene encoding imidazoleglycerol-phosphate dehydratase HisB, which produces MTNEINRIGRACRMTSETNVEVKVNLDGEKQNSNIDTSSGFFNHMLKLFAYHAGFNLEVLGSGDTEIDDHHLVEDVGLVMGQAFKKALGDKSGINRYADIHLPMDEALVLVVTDISGRPHLTYDVYFQTERVGSFELPLIEEFLKSFVNEAKITLHVRKILGKDSHHIAEAIFKGLGRCLNDATTFNGEKYVIPSTKGTL; this is translated from the coding sequence ATGACAAACGAAATAAATAGAATTGGTAGAGCTTGTCGTATGACTTCTGAAACCAATGTAGAGGTAAAAGTTAATCTAGATGGAGAAAAACAAAACTCTAATATAGATACTTCATCAGGTTTTTTTAATCATATGTTGAAGTTGTTCGCTTATCATGCTGGTTTTAATTTAGAAGTTTTAGGTTCAGGGGACACAGAAATTGATGACCATCATTTAGTGGAAGATGTTGGTCTAGTTATGGGTCAAGCATTTAAAAAAGCTTTAGGTGACAAATCCGGTATCAATAGATATGCAGATATTCATCTACCTATGGATGAAGCTTTAGTATTAGTTGTTACTGATATTTCTGGTCGTCCTCACTTAACCTATGATGTCTATTTTCAAACAGAACGAGTAGGAAGTTTTGAGTTACCTTTAATTGAAGAGTTTTTAAAGTCATTTGTAAATGAAGCTAAAATAACTTTACATGTTAGAAAAATTTTAGGAAAAGATTCTCATCATATTGCAGAGGCTATCTTTAAAGGATTAGGTAGATGTTTAAATGATGCTACCACTTTCAATGGTGAGAAATATGTTATTCCATCTACTAAAGGAACTTTATAA
- the hisG gene encoding ATP phosphoribosyltransferase yields the protein MNECTEFLRIALSKGRILEETVELLEGSGIKCQQVKGNGRKLIYTDEKQGVSFILGKPMDIPTYVEYGAADLGVVGKDVLMETEGEYYELLDLNIGYCKLVVAGEKDKTERDYRTIASKYPKLTEKYFESMGRQTNIVKLNGSVELAPLTNLADSIVDLVSSGQTLRENNLVELEKITDITTRLIANKGSYQLKQARIVSLVENMQGSI from the coding sequence ATGAACGAGTGTACTGAATTTCTTAGGATAGCTTTATCGAAAGGTAGAATACTTGAAGAAACTGTTGAGTTACTCGAGGGCTCTGGAATTAAGTGCCAACAAGTAAAGGGGAATGGTAGAAAGTTAATATATACTGATGAAAAACAAGGTGTTTCCTTCATTCTAGGAAAGCCTATGGATATCCCTACTTATGTAGAATATGGAGCTGCAGATTTAGGTGTAGTTGGAAAAGATGTGTTAATGGAAACAGAAGGTGAATATTATGAACTTTTAGATTTGAATATAGGTTATTGTAAGTTGGTAGTTGCAGGTGAAAAAGATAAAACGGAAAGAGACTATAGAACAATTGCTAGTAAGTATCCAAAACTTACAGAAAAATATTTTGAAAGTATGGGACGTCAAACCAATATTGTTAAATTAAATGGATCAGTAGAACTTGCGCCATTAACAAACTTAGCAGATTCAATTGTCGATTTAGTATCTAGTGGGCAGACTCTGAGAGAAAATAATTTAGTTGAGTTAGAAAAAATAACAGATATTACAACTAGATTGATTGCTAATAAAGGAAGCTATCAATTAAAACAGGCTCGTATCGTTAGTTTAGTAGAAAATATGCAAGGTTCAATTTAG
- the hisZ gene encoding ATP phosphoribosyltransferase regulatory subunit, with translation MFENNNELLQKPTGVDDLLPDNVKKYKVLKKQIIETFKLWGYEEVSVPTLEYPELFRESKGKSVEREMFQFSDNTGRPIVLRPDFTPSIARLIATYFNKKPRPIRLCYSGKVYKLGHSMSQEKELNQIGVELVGDGAALGDAEIVAMAVETLKNLGIEDFVICIGNMNFIDSFLSEIGLSNKESKLVKETLNENDLVKYYSLTKQFDISEKARDLLHHLPKFRGKKEALVEVKQKLQSFKAVSLLEELEVIFVILEGYNLQDKVTFDLSLVRKFDYYTGFIIEGYSKSIGFPLCGGGRYDNLMSSYGKDLSATGFAFSFDTLMKLMPEKFIEKSPTKVFLSSDKKSLTKALANVRDLREEGYQVIVDLEGISKEDALERAKEHSTDELYYYYDNNFYLEKI, from the coding sequence TTGTTTGAAAATAATAATGAACTACTTCAAAAACCTACCGGTGTAGATGATTTACTTCCTGATAATGTAAAAAAATATAAGGTTTTAAAGAAACAAATTATAGAGACTTTTAAATTATGGGGATATGAGGAAGTATCTGTTCCAACCCTTGAATATCCTGAATTATTTAGAGAAAGTAAAGGGAAGTCTGTTGAGCGCGAGATGTTTCAATTTAGTGATAATACAGGTAGACCGATTGTCTTAAGACCTGACTTTACACCATCAATAGCAAGGCTAATTGCAACATATTTTAATAAAAAACCTAGACCCATTAGATTGTGTTATTCTGGAAAAGTTTACAAACTCGGACATAGTATGTCACAAGAAAAAGAACTAAACCAGATTGGAGTTGAGCTTGTTGGGGACGGTGCAGCTTTAGGTGACGCAGAAATAGTTGCTATGGCTGTAGAAACACTTAAAAATTTAGGAATTGAAGATTTTGTTATCTGTATTGGTAATATGAATTTTATTGATAGTTTTCTTTCTGAAATTGGTTTATCTAATAAAGAAAGCAAGCTAGTAAAAGAAACGTTAAATGAAAATGATTTAGTTAAATATTACAGCCTTACTAAACAATTTGATATTTCTGAGAAGGCACGTGATTTATTACATCACTTACCAAAGTTTCGAGGAAAGAAAGAGGCTTTGGTTGAAGTCAAGCAAAAGTTACAATCTTTTAAAGCAGTTTCTTTATTAGAGGAATTAGAAGTGATCTTTGTTATTTTAGAAGGTTATAATCTTCAAGATAAAGTAACCTTCGATTTGTCTCTAGTAAGAAAATTTGATTATTACACAGGGTTTATAATAGAGGGATATTCTAAAAGTATTGGATTTCCACTATGTGGTGGAGGTAGGTATGATAACTTGATGAGTTCATATGGGAAGGATTTATCTGCTACTGGTTTTGCTTTTTCTTTTGATACCTTAATGAAATTAATGCCAGAAAAATTCATAGAAAAATCACCTACTAAAGTGTTTCTAAGCTCTGATAAAAAAAGTCTTACTAAAGCGTTGGCTAATGTAAGAGATTTAAGAGAAGAGGGGTATCAGGTAATTGTTGATTTAGAAGGGATTTCAAAAGAAGATGCGCTAGAACGTGCTAAGGAACACAGTACTGATGAACTCTACTATTACTATGATAATAATTTTTATCTAGAAAAAATCTAA
- a CDS encoding glucose-6-phosphate isomerase has protein sequence MKLREENQDRISLNTDYCNDFIKEHELEFYHEQINTVHELLHEQRGPGNRALGWLELPIRSNEQELNKIKKLAEKVRTKADVFIVIGVGGSYLGARAVIDFLRQDNNSPEILYLGHHISPRYIKEIMASLEGKEVFVNVISKSGGTLEPSLAFRTVRSYMEKHYGEDGAKERIIATTDASKGKLKTLANKKGYETLVIPDDVGGRYSILTPVGLLPIAVSGICIDTMLEGAKDAYALYSEPDLHKNPCYKYAVIRNLLYNKGKIIEQLVTYDAFAGNLTEWWKQLFGESEGKEGKGIFPTRADFTTDLHSLGQYIQEGRRHLFSTTIWWETKDDLTLPELEGNEDDDGLKYLEGKSFHEINRQAFLGTISAHTEGLVPNMVIEIPDTSPYYLGMLIYFFEKACAISGYILGVNPFDQPGVEAYKKNVQKRLKQINFY, from the coding sequence ATGAAATTACGAGAGGAGAACCAAGATAGAATTAGTTTAAATACTGATTATTGTAATGACTTTATAAAAGAACATGAGCTTGAATTTTATCACGAACAAATTAATACAGTTCATGAACTTTTGCATGAACAAAGAGGACCAGGCAATAGAGCTTTAGGGTGGTTAGAACTTCCGATTAGATCTAATGAACAAGAACTAAATAAAATAAAAAAATTAGCAGAAAAAGTGAGAACAAAAGCTGATGTTTTTATAGTAATTGGAGTAGGAGGTTCTTATCTAGGGGCTAGGGCTGTTATAGATTTTCTGAGACAGGATAATAACTCACCAGAAATTTTATACTTAGGTCATCATATATCACCAAGGTATATAAAGGAAATTATGGCTTCATTGGAAGGGAAGGAAGTTTTTGTTAATGTGATTTCAAAATCTGGAGGGACATTAGAACCCTCTTTAGCTTTCAGAACTGTTAGGTCTTACATGGAAAAGCACTATGGTGAAGATGGTGCTAAAGAAAGAATCATAGCGACAACAGATGCAAGTAAAGGAAAATTAAAAACACTAGCTAATAAAAAAGGTTATGAGACATTAGTTATACCAGATGATGTAGGTGGTCGATATTCGATTTTAACACCTGTAGGACTGTTACCAATTGCTGTATCTGGCATTTGTATTGATACTATGCTTGAAGGTGCTAAGGATGCATACGCTTTATATAGTGAGCCAGACTTACATAAAAACCCGTGTTATAAATATGCAGTAATAAGAAACCTTCTATACAATAAAGGGAAAATTATAGAACAATTAGTTACCTATGATGCCTTTGCGGGTAATCTTACAGAATGGTGGAAACAATTATTTGGAGAGAGTGAAGGAAAAGAAGGAAAGGGAATTTTTCCAACACGTGCTGATTTTACAACCGATCTTCATTCATTAGGACAATATATCCAAGAAGGAAGAAGGCATCTATTTTCTACGACAATTTGGTGGGAAACTAAAGATGACTTAACCTTACCTGAACTTGAAGGAAATGAAGATGATGATGGACTGAAATATTTGGAGGGTAAGAGTTTTCATGAAATTAATCGGCAAGCTTTTTTAGGAACTATAAGTGCTCATACAGAAGGGTTAGTGCCGAATATGGTTATAGAAATTCCAGATACATCACCTTACTATTTAGGGATGTTAATTTATTTTTTTGAAAAGGCATGTGCTATTAGTGGTTATATACTAGGAGTTAATCCTTTTGATCAACCTGGTGTAGAAGCTTATAAAAAGAATGTGCAAAAACGCTTAAAACAAATTAACTTTTATTAG
- the pfkA gene encoding 6-phosphofructokinase, giving the protein MIKIAVLTSGGDSPGMNAAIRGVVRRSIYNDIDVYGIYHGYHGLINNDIEKLEMGSVGDTIHRGGTILHTSRSEEFRTEKGQEQGAQNLKSLGIDGVVVIGGDGSFKGAEKLSQHGISVMGVPGTIDNDIPCTEMTVGFDTATNTVIEAIDRIRDTATSHERIFVIEVMGRDCGNIALWAGLAGGAESILIPEFEYDMDEVLDRLKQGYNRGKKHSIIVVAEGVSTGSELSEQIKEKSGLDTKVTVLGHVQRGGTPTAYDRMLGSRLGAKAVDLLLEGESNKMVGLNNNKITSVDLTEVFLEKEKVDYDLYELGKSLSI; this is encoded by the coding sequence ATGATAAAAATAGCTGTGTTAACAAGTGGCGGAGATTCTCCTGGAATGAATGCTGCTATTAGAGGAGTAGTACGAAGAAGTATTTATAACGACATTGATGTATACGGTATATATCATGGTTATCATGGCCTAATTAATAATGATATTGAAAAATTAGAAATGGGTAGTGTAGGAGATACAATACATCGTGGAGGTACTATTTTACACACTAGTCGCTCAGAAGAATTTAGAACAGAAAAAGGACAAGAACAAGGAGCGCAAAACCTAAAAAGTTTAGGGATTGATGGGGTAGTAGTTATAGGTGGGGATGGTAGTTTTAAGGGAGCAGAAAAATTATCTCAACATGGTATATCTGTTATGGGTGTTCCAGGGACTATAGATAATGATATTCCGTGTACAGAAATGACTGTGGGATTTGATACTGCTACAAACACTGTGATAGAAGCCATTGACAGAATTAGAGATACTGCAACTTCACATGAGCGGATTTTTGTTATTGAGGTAATGGGAAGAGACTGTGGAAATATTGCATTATGGGCAGGGCTTGCTGGTGGAGCTGAATCAATTTTAATACCTGAATTTGAATATGATATGGATGAGGTTCTTGATAGGCTTAAACAAGGTTATAATCGTGGTAAAAAGCACAGTATAATCGTAGTTGCTGAAGGTGTTAGTACAGGTTCAGAGTTAAGTGAACAAATAAAAGAAAAATCTGGATTAGATACTAAAGTTACTGTATTAGGTCATGTCCAACGAGGAGGTACACCTACAGCATACGATCGTATGTTAGGTAGTAGATTAGGTGCTAAAGCTGTTGATCTATTATTAGAAGGGGAATCTAATAAGATGGTTGGACTAAACAATAATAAAATAACTTCAGTAGACTTAACAGAAGTATTTTTAGAAAAAGAAAAGGTTGATTATGATTTATATGAACTTGGAAAGAGTCTGTCTATCTAG
- a CDS encoding ROK family protein — protein sequence MYITFDLGGTTLKGGISNYKGEIVERTVVSTVDIHNESDLIDTINIATENLLRKINISINFIKGIGLGIPGYVPEDGERIPKIVNLGLENVFLKKHLKEVFKIPVKIENDANAAALGEFHFGAAKETKDALIITLGTGVGGGVIINERVHRGVSGLSGEIGHITVKLKSGRQCNCGKTGCLETESSGTAIEYYGKQKLNSNVTAKDVIERAKKGEEEAEKVIDNSAYYLGYALSTMFHVLEFEKVVLGGGVARGGYTLLPPVRKWLNLFMQNSTDFSEERVVLSEFGNDAALYGLYYQIINDS from the coding sequence ATGTATATAACTTTTGATTTAGGGGGTACTACTTTAAAGGGTGGGATTTCAAATTATAAGGGAGAGATTGTAGAGAGGACAGTTGTTTCCACTGTAGATATACATAATGAATCAGATTTAATAGATACTATAAACATTGCTACAGAAAATCTTTTGAGAAAGATCAACATATCCATAAATTTTATAAAAGGAATTGGACTTGGAATTCCAGGTTATGTTCCTGAAGATGGTGAAAGGATCCCTAAAATAGTAAACTTAGGATTAGAGAATGTTTTTTTAAAAAAACACTTAAAAGAAGTCTTTAAAATACCAGTTAAAATCGAAAATGATGCAAACGCTGCTGCCTTAGGTGAATTTCATTTTGGAGCAGCAAAAGAAACAAAAGATGCTTTAATTATAACTTTAGGAACAGGAGTAGGTGGAGGTGTGATAATTAATGAAAGAGTCCACCGGGGAGTATCAGGTTTATCTGGTGAAATAGGACATATTACTGTAAAACTTAAGTCAGGAAGACAGTGTAACTGCGGGAAAACTGGTTGCTTGGAGACAGAAAGTTCAGGAACTGCTATTGAATACTATGGTAAACAAAAACTGAATTCAAATGTTACTGCTAAAGATGTTATTGAAAGAGCTAAGAAAGGCGAAGAAGAAGCTGAAAAAGTAATAGACAATTCGGCTTATTATCTTGGATATGCTCTATCAACTATGTTTCATGTATTAGAATTTGAAAAAGTAGTTTTAGGTGGTGGTGTAGCACGAGGCGGTTACACATTATTACCTCCTGTAAGAAAATGGTTAAATTTATTTATGCAAAATTCTACTGATTTTTCAGAGGAGCGGGTTGTACTATCTGAATTTGGGAATGATGCTGCATTATATGGATTATATTATCAGATAATAAACGACAGTTAA